One genomic region from Chthonomonas calidirosea T49 encodes:
- a CDS encoding RidA family protein, protein MEKIPVYTGAIQLTAPYTPGIRVGNLVFVSGQIPLDPSTQQIVRDDFERAVRQCIENVQRVLSHAGTGLEHCVKVTVFLKDMNNFERLNKVYVEYFGLVKPARTCIQAAGLPLDVDVEIEAIAVVPD, encoded by the coding sequence ATGGAGAAAATTCCAGTCTATACTGGGGCAATTCAGCTAACGGCGCCCTATACTCCGGGAATACGCGTAGGTAACCTGGTCTTTGTGTCTGGACAGATACCTCTTGATCCCTCCACGCAACAGATCGTGCGCGACGATTTCGAGCGGGCGGTGCGCCAATGTATCGAGAACGTACAGCGTGTTCTCTCCCATGCTGGTACAGGATTGGAACACTGCGTGAAAGTAACGGTCTTCCTGAAAGACATGAACAACTTCGAGAGGCTTAACAAAGTATACGTAGAGTATTTTGGGCTTGTCAAACCGGCTCGCACCTGTATTCAGGCTGCTGGTTTGCCGCTGGATGTAGATGTAGAGATCGAGGCCATCGCGGTGGTTCCTGATTGA
- a CDS encoding MTAP family purine nucleoside phosphorylase codes for MGNLAIIGGTGFEKLPPEFFGETISVDVANTEVEVMSIADNYIEPRSIYFLSRHGRGHHLAPHQIDYRANIEALVKLGVKKILATNAVGSLRGDLTPGTLLIPHDFIDFTRKRPLTYFVGSEWRHTDFSEPYSPVIRNALLRAAEELDVPVVSRGIYVAVDGPRFETPAEVRMFALLGGDVVGMTGVQEAILSREAGLEYGTVCLVTNYAAGLSLEPIDHEAVSKMMRDHIPTIREMLFQAAHLLC; via the coding sequence ATGGGCAATTTAGCGATCATAGGAGGCACCGGATTTGAAAAGCTGCCGCCCGAATTCTTTGGAGAGACGATATCGGTAGATGTTGCCAATACGGAAGTAGAGGTCATGAGTATTGCGGATAACTATATCGAACCACGGTCTATCTACTTTCTTTCGCGCCATGGGCGTGGTCATCATCTGGCACCTCATCAGATAGACTATCGAGCAAACATCGAGGCCTTGGTCAAGCTAGGGGTGAAAAAGATTTTAGCAACTAATGCCGTTGGCAGCCTGCGAGGCGATCTTACTCCTGGCACGCTGCTCATTCCCCATGACTTCATAGACTTTACTCGCAAACGACCGTTGACTTACTTTGTTGGTTCAGAATGGCGACATACCGATTTTTCCGAGCCATATAGTCCTGTTATCAGGAACGCCCTACTGCGTGCAGCGGAAGAGCTTGATGTACCTGTCGTATCACGAGGGATCTACGTCGCTGTGGATGGCCCTCGGTTTGAAACGCCTGCGGAAGTGCGTATGTTTGCACTTTTAGGCGGTGACGTTGTGGGGATGACAGGCGTTCAAGAGGCCATACTCTCGCGTGAGGCTGGGCTCGAATATGGCACAGTATGTCTTGTGACAAACTATGCAGCCGGTTTAAGTTTGGAGCCCATCGATCATGAGGCGGTTTCTAAAATGATGCGAGATCATATCCCTACGATTCGAGAGATGCTCTTTCAGGCAGCACACCTCCTCTGCTAA
- a CDS encoding YfhO family protein — MLLAYTLLLYREFFEGKTLYWGDILYYFQPMALFAAKEIQRGRLPLWNPFLLCGQPYVGNPQIGLFYPFSALLLWLSAWQYITLAALIHTYLAALFCYGFLKLRTQSTSAALLGAIVFSGSGAFLGKAQFPPMLFSLCYLPCVFYSVENAIQRGSFISKIQIAIAVCLLILAAHPQVAYLTFLLLFAYLPFRLHSLRRPTRTVQKKSSGPLKAFYGCVAGIIWGIFLSSCQLFPVLQLALDSSREHLTPWQANRFVLHPLDLLGLLFPHFFGSPAYANYWGAGNAWEIAVFIGWIPLIFIGYALLSWRYSPDVRFWCTVLLFALWLSFGISMGLYWIAFYVLPGIALFHDPARFLIVFHFAACVLAAHGYGIFRKQLPQRGAIYVTCSAVILTALPLVYYTTDWLPMVSPDRLTLTQTPIRLSFASRIYTPEHSTYWSRFVTEGYADYGESSRRFLQLRLHTLLPNLNMNADLPSASAYEPVPIAAAARVDGMTRLAISLGEPNAIRLISLMNVSALLLPRIYHFSNPWLNEIRSTYGPLRTYLNFYPHAQVWTVEQLIAVDNLMRQEDIMASPHFDPLKQAVLKRLPPHSHWVYNPLMPAKSVVAKAVWKSPDTLSIFVQTSHPTFVVCSVTAQPGWHARENGHDIPLYSTDMAFMGFPLSPGTHRLSLFYCPAAFAIGSYMSLSTLSVLIGMLLSQYMCKWRCHFRAARN; from the coding sequence ATGCTGCTCGCCTATACTCTGCTGCTTTATCGCGAGTTTTTTGAAGGCAAAACGCTCTATTGGGGAGATATTCTCTACTATTTTCAACCCATGGCCCTTTTTGCTGCAAAGGAGATACAACGGGGACGCTTGCCTCTTTGGAACCCTTTTTTGCTATGTGGACAGCCTTATGTAGGAAACCCGCAGATTGGCCTATTTTATCCTTTTTCCGCACTATTGCTTTGGCTTTCGGCTTGGCAATACATCACGTTAGCTGCGCTGATTCACACTTACCTTGCTGCTCTGTTTTGTTACGGTTTTTTAAAGCTGAGAACACAAAGTACCTCCGCAGCTCTCCTCGGAGCAATCGTCTTTAGTGGAAGCGGCGCCTTCTTGGGAAAAGCCCAATTCCCGCCGATGCTCTTTAGCCTGTGCTACCTTCCCTGTGTGTTCTATAGCGTAGAGAATGCGATCCAGAGGGGCTCCTTTATAAGTAAAATCCAAATTGCGATCGCTGTTTGTCTCTTAATTTTAGCCGCACATCCCCAGGTTGCTTATCTTACTTTCCTGTTACTGTTCGCCTATCTTCCTTTTCGCCTGCATAGTCTTAGACGTCCAACAAGAACAGTGCAAAAGAAGTCATCAGGTCCTCTCAAGGCGTTTTACGGCTGCGTTGCCGGAATCATTTGGGGGATATTCCTTAGCAGTTGTCAGCTATTTCCTGTTCTACAACTGGCGCTGGATAGCTCACGTGAACATCTCACTCCATGGCAAGCCAATCGTTTTGTGCTTCATCCTCTTGATCTGCTAGGCCTCCTATTCCCTCATTTCTTCGGGAGCCCCGCCTATGCGAACTACTGGGGTGCAGGTAACGCTTGGGAGATTGCCGTTTTTATTGGTTGGATACCTCTAATATTTATAGGATATGCGCTCTTGTCGTGGAGGTACTCGCCGGATGTTCGCTTCTGGTGTACAGTTTTGCTTTTCGCACTGTGGCTGAGCTTCGGCATTTCTATGGGGCTCTATTGGATCGCTTTCTACGTACTGCCCGGGATCGCGCTCTTCCATGATCCGGCTCGATTTTTGATTGTTTTCCATTTCGCCGCATGTGTCCTAGCCGCTCACGGCTATGGCATCTTTAGAAAACAGCTACCGCAAAGAGGAGCAATCTACGTAACCTGCTCTGCTGTGATACTTACAGCACTTCCTCTCGTATATTACACAACGGATTGGTTGCCTATGGTTTCTCCAGATCGCCTAACACTTACCCAGACACCGATTCGGCTGTCTTTCGCTTCCCGAATATACACGCCAGAACACTCGACCTACTGGAGTCGCTTCGTGACCGAGGGCTATGCTGACTATGGTGAGAGCTCGCGGCGATTCCTGCAACTGCGGCTACATACACTTCTTCCGAACCTCAATATGAACGCAGACCTGCCCTCCGCCTCTGCCTACGAGCCTGTCCCTATTGCTGCCGCAGCCCGGGTTGATGGCATGACTCGCCTAGCGATCTCCCTGGGCGAACCTAATGCCATCCGCCTTATATCGCTGATGAATGTTTCCGCTTTGCTATTGCCACGCATATATCATTTTTCCAATCCGTGGCTTAACGAAATACGAAGTACGTATGGGCCCTTGAGAACCTACTTGAACTTCTACCCACACGCACAGGTTTGGACAGTGGAGCAGCTCATTGCCGTCGACAATCTCATGCGACAAGAAGACATTATGGCTTCCCCACATTTCGACCCGTTAAAGCAGGCCGTCCTAAAAAGACTACCTCCTCATTCTCATTGGGTCTATAACCCTTTGATGCCTGCAAAGTCGGTTGTCGCTAAGGCCGTATGGAAGTCGCCAGATACCCTGTCGATATTTGTACAGACATCGCACCCTACATTCGTTGTCTGTTCTGTAACTGCACAACCCGGATGGCATGCCAGAGAAAACGGACATGATATACCCCTCTATTCCACGGACATGGCATTTATGGGGTTTCCGCTCAGTCCAGGAACACACCGCCTGTCTCTCTTCTACTGCCCGGCCGCTTTTGCCATTGGAAGCTACATGTCTTTATCAACCCTATCTGTATTGATCGGTATGCTTCTCTCTCAATACATGTGCAAGTGGAGGTGCCATTTTCGTGCAGCAAGGAACTAA
- a CDS encoding phospholipid carrier-dependent glycosyltransferase yields MPYLHYAQIATFHLLGTGLLQDRLLSVLFSLLTLPLLFFPTQRLFDTPTALLATLLWGLSHANFLYNRLALMDTPGAFFLSLGWALWVEGLLAAERGRGGVWMGLSGSGVGSGVWGSRAWGAGVGGCRWGVLGWTRRWALVGLVEWRAPRFPPLLSPLVVSPTCRPN; encoded by the coding sequence ATGCCCTACCTCCACTACGCCCAAATCGCTACCTTCCACCTCCTCGGTACCGGCCTCCTCCAAGACCGCCTCCTCAGCGTCCTTTTCTCCCTCCTGACCCTCCCCCTCCTCTTCTTCCCAACCCAACGCCTCTTCGATACCCCTACCGCCCTCCTCGCTACCCTCCTGTGGGGACTGAGCCATGCCAACTTCCTCTACAACCGCCTCGCCCTCATGGACACTCCCGGAGCTTTCTTCCTTAGCTTAGGGTGGGCGTTGTGGGTGGAAGGACTGCTCGCGGCAGAGAGAGGTCGAGGCGGGGTGTGGATGGGGCTGAGTGGGTCCGGTGTTGGGAGCGGTGTATGGGGTTCGAGGGCTTGGGGCGCTGGTGTGGGGGGGTGCCGTTGGGGGGTGTTGGGATGGACAAGACGATGGGCGCTTGTTGGGCTGGTGGAGTGGAGGGCTCCTCGCTTCCCTCCTCTTCTATCTCCTCTGGTGGTATCTCCCACATGCCGCCCAAATTGA
- a CDS encoding CBS domain-containing protein has protein sequence MYVRELIRTHIPTASPEMSLQEVLDIMDIHQLVLVPIVRHDGTLLGTFGEENIERLLKEPSDTSAQQNDIALLINRDIPVLKEESSVEEAIGYVQRHGCHRLVVVDDKGKVVGLVSIVDIYRAKLGEKNARE, from the coding sequence ATGTACGTGCGCGAACTCATACGAACTCATATCCCAACCGCTAGTCCAGAGATGAGTCTGCAAGAGGTTCTGGACATAATGGATATACACCAACTCGTCCTGGTTCCAATTGTGCGCCACGATGGTACCTTACTCGGAACCTTCGGGGAAGAGAACATCGAGCGACTACTTAAAGAGCCATCCGATACTTCTGCCCAGCAAAATGATATTGCTTTGCTAATAAACCGTGACATTCCTGTTTTAAAAGAGGAGAGCAGTGTCGAGGAAGCGATCGGCTACGTGCAACGTCATGGTTGTCATCGCCTTGTCGTAGTAGATGACAAAGGAAAAGTAGTAGGTCTCGTATCTATAGTGGATATCTACCGCGCCAAGCTAGGAGAGAAGAATGCTCGTGAGTAG
- a CDS encoding homocysteine S-methyltransferase family protein, with product MLVSSATLRQRLLEGRKLLGDGAIGTELIALNVSPDEILLQNCVAPDRVRFLHQRYLHAGVDLITTNTFGLRQDGYWHKAVEAGVSHALQCAQLTERPVGVMLSLISSLVPLEIDFIGELIERHKSDIAIILLETNTDITQAVRAVSKLRSLWNGLIAVTSHFDVRLRMLDGTSVEEAVTILNANDVDILGANCGDALDLFPEIASLMRQRTRKWLLFQPGTGIKRQDRTPESVAPQDFVRVGIQLYENGADIVGGCCGIGPRHIELLYQTYFYSKGGR from the coding sequence ATGCTCGTGAGTAGTGCCACTCTTCGCCAAAGATTGCTTGAAGGCAGGAAGCTGCTGGGCGATGGCGCAATAGGCACAGAACTTATTGCCCTCAATGTTTCACCAGATGAGATACTTTTGCAAAACTGCGTGGCGCCCGACCGGGTACGCTTCCTCCACCAAAGATATCTCCATGCAGGAGTGGATCTCATCACAACGAATACGTTTGGATTGCGACAGGATGGATACTGGCACAAAGCCGTAGAAGCTGGGGTAAGCCATGCTCTCCAGTGTGCCCAACTGACGGAGCGGCCGGTAGGTGTGATGCTTTCCTTGATATCGAGCCTAGTGCCCTTGGAGATCGATTTTATTGGAGAGCTCATCGAGCGTCACAAAAGCGACATTGCCATTATTCTTCTAGAGACCAATACCGATATCACTCAGGCTGTGAGAGCGGTAAGCAAACTTCGCAGCCTATGGAATGGTCTTATCGCTGTTACTTCTCATTTTGACGTAAGACTGCGAATGCTCGATGGAACTTCTGTGGAGGAGGCAGTGACGATCCTGAACGCAAACGATGTAGATATTTTAGGTGCAAATTGCGGTGACGCTTTAGATCTATTTCCTGAGATTGCTAGCTTGATGCGGCAACGCACAAGAAAATGGCTCCTCTTCCAGCCAGGAACAGGTATAAAACGACAGGATAGGACACCGGAAAGCGTGGCGCCACAAGACTTCGTAAGAGTAGGAATACAGCTTTATGAGAATGGAGCTGATATCGTAGGGGGGTGCTGTGGTATCGGCCCAAGACATATCGAACTTCTTTATCAAACCTATTTTTACTCTAAAGGAGGACGCTAG
- a CDS encoding ABC transporter substrate-binding protein: protein MSKVKLGRLVLAFGLTAATLIPIGCKNNSTATNGATGSTILVGEYGSLTGAQASFGISTNDAIQLATDQINAKGGIKGKKVVVKVEDDMGQPAQAATDVNHLIDDGAIAILGEVASSCSLAGGRVCQQRHIPMISPSSTNTAVTELGDYIFRVCFIDPFQAAVVARFAHDGLHATRVAIFTNKDQAYSTGFSENFKKAFTAMGGQIVIEKSYSSTDTDFRGALTAIKQANPQAILIPGYYNDAGSIARQARALGITCPLLGGDGWDSQDLFKTGGSAVNGCYFSDHLSIDDPSPRVRAFVTAFEAKYHHKPDALAALGYDAANLLFNAMERAPSLKPEDIRNAIAATKNFPGVTGNITINAQRNADKPAVIIKVENGKFRLAATITNPYAPLPPGSVKL from the coding sequence TTGTCAAAAGTAAAGCTCGGGAGACTGGTTCTGGCGTTTGGGCTCACTGCAGCCACACTGATACCGATAGGATGTAAGAATAACTCAACCGCAACGAACGGTGCCACAGGTAGTACTATACTGGTTGGTGAGTATGGCTCCCTGACGGGTGCCCAGGCATCGTTCGGTATCTCTACTAACGATGCTATCCAGTTAGCTACAGATCAGATCAATGCAAAGGGAGGCATTAAGGGAAAGAAAGTCGTTGTTAAAGTTGAGGATGATATGGGACAGCCGGCTCAGGCGGCAACAGATGTCAATCATCTGATAGATGATGGTGCTATCGCCATCCTCGGGGAAGTCGCTAGTAGCTGCAGTCTCGCAGGTGGCCGAGTTTGCCAGCAGCGCCATATCCCGATGATCTCCCCGTCGTCTACGAACACCGCCGTTACCGAGCTAGGGGACTATATCTTTCGCGTCTGCTTCATTGATCCATTCCAAGCTGCTGTTGTTGCTCGCTTCGCACACGATGGCCTTCATGCGACGCGAGTGGCCATTTTCACGAATAAGGATCAAGCATACAGCACAGGGTTTAGTGAGAACTTTAAAAAAGCATTCACAGCAATGGGTGGGCAGATCGTCATTGAAAAATCTTATAGTTCTACCGATACAGACTTCCGCGGCGCATTGACAGCAATAAAGCAAGCTAACCCTCAGGCCATCTTAATCCCAGGCTACTACAACGATGCGGGCAGTATTGCACGACAAGCCCGCGCACTTGGCATCACGTGCCCTCTTTTAGGAGGCGACGGGTGGGATTCCCAAGATCTCTTTAAGACGGGCGGCAGCGCGGTGAACGGCTGCTACTTCTCTGACCATCTTTCCATAGACGATCCAAGCCCAAGGGTTCGGGCATTTGTGACTGCTTTTGAGGCGAAGTATCATCATAAGCCAGACGCTCTTGCGGCGCTAGGCTACGATGCGGCCAATCTGCTCTTTAATGCAATGGAGCGCGCTCCTTCGCTTAAACCAGAAGATATTCGAAACGCCATCGCAGCCACAAAGAACTTTCCGGGCGTTACCGGCAACATCACGATCAACGCGCAAAGAAATGCGGATAAACCGGCGGTGATCATTAAAGTGGAAAACGGCAAATTTCGTTTAGCGGCAACGATAACGAACCCATATGCACCTCTGCCACCCGGCAGCGTAAAGCTTTGA
- a CDS encoding branched-chain amino acid ABC transporter permease, with amino-acid sequence MSAVQGFLQQLINGIQIGSVYALIAVGYTMVYGVLKFINFAHGDVYMVGAYIGFFAASVLLVHTSPVVQGGISLLLSMLGCALLGVFIERLAYRPLRNGLSDKDAVPWALFWSLYVALFGSIAIRKHAPQIPSWADFVILTLIAFLILIPILRRLLSSISPFIKPAKGRLAALITAIGVSLLLENQGLAIFGADPRAYQIRGVSGETRIVLWKGTTPANRLTLHISEGELLVLLAAVLLTILLVYLIHETRLGRAIRAVSYDPDAAALMGIPTDRTIAITFLIGSALAGAAGFLNHLLTHLTFDTNVGIELGLKAFIAAVLGGIGNIEGAVLGALLMGIAETFTGGSVLSSFRDAVAFSILIIVLLFRPTGLLGKGYIEKV; translated from the coding sequence TTGAGCGCTGTCCAAGGGTTTCTCCAACAACTCATCAATGGCATCCAGATAGGAAGCGTCTACGCTCTCATTGCCGTGGGCTATACCATGGTCTATGGGGTGCTCAAATTTATTAACTTCGCCCATGGCGACGTCTACATGGTGGGCGCTTACATAGGATTCTTCGCAGCGAGTGTGTTGCTTGTACACACCTCGCCGGTTGTGCAGGGGGGTATATCGCTGTTGCTAAGCATGCTAGGGTGTGCCCTCCTTGGCGTCTTTATCGAGCGTCTTGCTTACCGTCCTTTGCGTAATGGGCTTAGCGACAAAGATGCAGTGCCGTGGGCGCTGTTCTGGAGCCTTTATGTGGCTCTCTTCGGCAGTATAGCCATTCGGAAACATGCTCCGCAGATACCTTCGTGGGCTGACTTTGTGATTCTTACATTAATTGCTTTCCTTATTCTCATTCCAATTCTTCGCAGGCTGCTCTCAAGTATTAGCCCTTTCATTAAACCGGCGAAAGGGCGCTTGGCGGCGCTGATAACGGCCATTGGCGTGTCACTATTGCTAGAAAATCAGGGACTCGCCATTTTTGGAGCCGATCCTAGAGCCTATCAGATACGCGGCGTTTCCGGAGAGACGCGCATCGTTTTGTGGAAAGGGACTACACCTGCAAATCGGCTTACTCTTCATATTAGTGAGGGGGAGCTGCTCGTACTGCTCGCTGCCGTTTTGCTGACAATCCTTCTGGTATATCTCATTCATGAGACGCGCTTAGGGCGCGCCATCCGAGCGGTCTCCTACGATCCAGATGCTGCAGCTCTTATGGGTATCCCTACCGATCGCACCATCGCAATAACCTTTCTTATTGGATCGGCCCTAGCCGGCGCGGCTGGTTTTTTGAATCATCTGCTTACGCATCTTACGTTTGATACAAACGTTGGCATTGAGCTAGGCCTTAAAGCTTTCATTGCGGCCGTACTTGGTGGGATCGGCAATATAGAGGGGGCCGTATTAGGAGCGCTCTTAATGGGCATTGCGGAGACTTTTACTGGAGGTTCTGTGCTCTCGTCTTTTCGTGATGCTGTCGCTTTCTCTATCTTGATTATCGTACTGCTGTTTCGACCGACTGGCCTTTTAGGCAAGGGATACATAGAGAAGGTCTGA